One window from the genome of Oryctolagus cuniculus chromosome 1, mOryCun1.1, whole genome shotgun sequence encodes:
- the MED22 gene encoding mediator of RNA polymerase II transcription subunit 22, giving the protein MAQQRALPQSKETLLQSYNKRLKDDVKSVMDNFTEIIKTAKIEEETQVSRATQGEQDNYEMHVRAANIVRAGESLMRLVSDLKQFLILNDFPSVNEAIDQRNQQLRALQEECDRKLVALRDEVSIDLYELEEEYYSSSSSLGEANDLPLCEAYWRPDLDTDSADGLAAPPLASPEPGAGPLQAAATAHSHAGGPGPTEHA; this is encoded by the exons ATGGCCCAGCAGAGAGCGCTGCCCCAGAGCAAGGAGACGCTGCTGCAGTCCTACAACAAGCGGCTCAAGGATGACGTCAAGTCCGTCATGGACAACTTCACGGAGATCATCAAGACCGCCAAG ATCGAGGAGGAGACGCAGGTGTCGCGGGCCACTCAGGGCGAACAGGACAACTACGAGATGCACGTGCGGGCCGCCAACATC GTCCGAGCGGGCGAGTCCCTGATGCGGCTGGTGTCCGACCTCAAGCAGTTCCTCATCCTCAATGACTTCCCCTCCGTGAACGAGGCCATCGACCAGCGCAACCAGCAGCTGCGCGCCCTGCAGGAGGAGTGTGACCGGAAGCTGGTGGCGCTGCGGGACGAGGTGTCCATCGACCTGTACGAGCTGGAGGAGGAGTACTACTCGTCCAG CTCCAGTCTGGGCGAAGCTAACGACCTGCCTCTGTGCGAAGCTTACTGGAGGCCGGACCTCGACACAGACTCTGCCGATGGCCTCGCGGCCCCTCCGCTGGCGTCCCCGGAgcccggcgccggccccctgcaggctgcagcc
- the RPL7A gene encoding large ribosomal subunit protein eL8, producing MPKGKKAKGKKVAPAPAVVKKQEAKKVVNPLFEKRPKNFGIGQDIQPKRDLTRFVKWPRYIRLQRQRAILYKRLKVPPAINQFTQALDRQTATQLLKLAHKYRPETKQEKKQRLLARAEKKAAGKGDVPTKRPPVLRAGVNTVTTLVENKKAQLVVIAHDVDPIELVVFLPALCRKMGVPYCILKGKARLGRLVHRKTCTTVAFTQVNSEDKGALAKLVEAIRTNYNDRYDEIRRHWGGNVLGPKSVARIAKLEKAKAKELATKLG from the exons ATG CCGAAGGGGAAGAAGGCCAAGGGGAAGAAGGTGGCCCCGGCCCCTGCCGTGGTCAAGAAGCAGGAGGCCAAGAAGGTGGTGAACCCGCTGTTCGAGAAGCGGCCCAAGAACTTCGGCATCG GACAGGACATCCAGCCCAAGCGGGACCTCACGCGCTTCGTCAAGTGGCCGCGCTACatccggctgcagcggcagcggGCCATCCTGTACAAGCGGCTGAAGGTGCCGCCCGCCATCAACCAGTTCACGCAGGCGCTGGACCGCCAGACgg CCACGCAGCTGCTGAAGCTGGCCCACAAGTACCGGCCCGAGACCAAGCAGGAGAAGAAGCAGCGGCTGCTGGCGCGCGCCGAGAAGAAGGCGGCCGGCAAGGGGGACGTGCCCACCAAGCGGCCGCCGGTGCTGCGGGCGG GCGTGAACACCGTCACGACCCTGGTGGAGAACAAGAAGGCGCAGCTGGTGGTGATCGCGCACGACGTGGACCCCATCGAG CTGGTGGTCTTCCTGCCCGCCCTGTGCCGCAAGATGGGGGTCCCCTACTGCATCCTGAAGGGCAAGGCCCGGCTCGGCCGGCTGGTGCACCGGAAGACCTGCACCACCGTGGCCTTCACGCAGGTGAACTC GGAGGACAAAGGGGCCCTGGCGAAGCTGGTGGAGGCCATCAGGACCAACTACAACGACAGATACGACGAG ATCCGCCGCCACTGGGGAGGCAACGTCCTGGGGCCCAAGTCCGTGGCTCGCATCGCCAAGCTGgagaaggccaaggccaaggagcTGGCCACGAAGCTGGGGTGA
- the SURF1 gene encoding surfeit locus protein 1 isoform X1, whose product MAEPIPLPADPMELRGLEYRPVKVRGHFDHSKELYMMPRTMVDPAREAREAGRISSSTESGAYVVTPFHCTDLGVTILVNRGFVPRRRLNPDTRQKGQVEGEVDLVGMVRLTETRKPFVPENNPERNHWHYRDLEAMARAAGSEPVFIDADFKSTIPGGPIGGQTRVTLRNEHLQYIVTWYGLCAATAYLWVKKFLHRAPGV is encoded by the exons ATGGCCGAGCCCATCCCGCTGCCGGCCGA TCCCATGGAACTGAGAGGCCTGGAGTACAGGCCAGTGAAGGTCAGGGGCCACTTTGACCACTCCAAGGAACTGTACATGATGCCGCGGACCATGGTGGACCCTGCCCGCGAGGCCCGGGAGGCCGGCCGGATCTCCTCCTCCACCGAGAGCGGGGCCTACGTGGTCACCCCTTTCCACTGCACGGACCTGGG GGTCACCATCCTGGTGAACAGGGGATTCGTCCCCCGGAGGAGGCTGAACCCGGACACCCGGCAGAAAGGCCAA gtggagggcgAGGTCGACCTGGTGGGGATGGTGAGGCTGACGGAGACCAGGAAGCCCTTCGTCCCTGAGAACAACCCCGAGAGGAACCACTGGCACTACCGGGACCTGGAGGCCATGGCCAGGGCCGCGGGCTCGGAGCCCGTGTTCATTGACGCGGACTTCA AGAGCACCATCCCTGGGGGGCCCATCGGCGGGCAGACCCGAGTCACCCTGCGGAACGAGCACCTGCAGTACATCGTGACCTG GTACGGGCTGTGTGCGGCCACCGCGTACCTGTGGGTGAAGAAGTTCCTGCACCGAGCGCCTGGCGTGTag
- the SURF1 gene encoding surfeit locus protein 1 isoform X2 produces MAAASRLGLRAVGLGPLLRAACAGRAPATAYWRSAPGVLPCPGAAGRPSRCGSSAADAPASKAEDDRLLQWLLLLIPVTAFGLGTWQVRRRQWKLKLIEELESRVMAEPIPLPADPMELRGLEYRPVKVRGHFDHSKELYMMPRTMVDPAREAREAGRISSSTESGAYVVTPFHCTDLGVTILVNRGFVPRRRLNPDTRQKGQVEGEVDLVGMVRLTETRKPFVPENNPERNHWHYRDLEAMARAAGSEPVFIDADFKSTIPGGPIGGQTRVTLRNEHLQYIVTWYGLCAATAYLWVKKFLHRAPGV; encoded by the exons ATGGCGGCGGCGAGTCGGCTGGGGCTGCGCGCGGTGGGCCTGGGGCCGCTGCTGCGCGCGGCGTGCGCGGGGCGG GCCCCCGCCACCGCCTACTGGAGGAGCGCCCCGGGGGTCCTGCCGTGCCCAG GGGCGGCCGGGAGGCCGAGCAGGTGCGGCAGCTCCGCGGCGGACGCGCCGGCCTCCAAAGCAGAGGACGACCGCCTCCtgcagtggctgctgctgctcatCCCCGTGACTGCCTTCGGCCTGGGGACGTGGCAG GTCCGGCGCCGCCAGTGGAAGCTGAAACTGATCGAGGAGCTGGAGTCCAGAGTGATGGCCGAGCCCATCCCGCTGCCGGCCGA TCCCATGGAACTGAGAGGCCTGGAGTACAGGCCAGTGAAGGTCAGGGGCCACTTTGACCACTCCAAGGAACTGTACATGATGCCGCGGACCATGGTGGACCCTGCCCGCGAGGCCCGGGAGGCCGGCCGGATCTCCTCCTCCACCGAGAGCGGGGCCTACGTGGTCACCCCTTTCCACTGCACGGACCTGGG GGTCACCATCCTGGTGAACAGGGGATTCGTCCCCCGGAGGAGGCTGAACCCGGACACCCGGCAGAAAGGCCAA gtggagggcgAGGTCGACCTGGTGGGGATGGTGAGGCTGACGGAGACCAGGAAGCCCTTCGTCCCTGAGAACAACCCCGAGAGGAACCACTGGCACTACCGGGACCTGGAGGCCATGGCCAGGGCCGCGGGCTCGGAGCCCGTGTTCATTGACGCGGACTTCA AGAGCACCATCCCTGGGGGGCCCATCGGCGGGCAGACCCGAGTCACCCTGCGGAACGAGCACCTGCAGTACATCGTGACCTG GTACGGGCTGTGTGCGGCCACCGCGTACCTGTGGGTGAAGAAGTTCCTGCACCGAGCGCCTGGCGTGTag
- the SURF2 gene encoding surfeit locus protein 2, with product MDALPAEVRAFLCEHPSLRLLPGARKVKCALTGHELPCRLPELQVYTRGRKYQRLARASPAFDYAEFEPHIVPSTKSPRQLFCKLTLRHLNRCPEHVLRHTRGRRFQRALRRYAECQERGEEYVPACLLQRRRRRDQLHGDGPPAPQHAFWEPASGDEEGAASDDSMTDLYPPELFTRKAPGATESGDGADGVLTDEEDARPGRPGDGEEPGAAQKPAPQHRKRQLGSLRKTTGRPRGKPKRFGSCKQSGP from the exons ATGGACGCGCTGCCGGCCGAGGTGCGGGCGTTCCTGTGCGAGCACCCGAGCCTGCGGCTGCTGCCCGGCGCCCGCAAG GTGAAGTGCGCGCTGACCGGCCACGAGCTGCCCTGCCGGCTGCCCGAGCTGCAGGTCTACACCCGCGGCAGGAAGTACCAGCGGCTGGCGCGCGCCTCCCCCGCCTTCGACTACGCCGAGTTCGAGCCTCACATCGTGCCCAGCACCAAGAGCCC gCGCCAGCTGTTCTGCAAGCTCACCCTGCGGCACCTCAACAGGTGCCCCGAGCACGTGCTGAGGCACACCCGCGGCCGCCGCTTCCAGCGAGCCCTGCGCCGGT ATGCAGAGTGCCAGGAGCGAGGCGAGGAGTATGTCCCCGCCTGCCTGCTGCAGCGGCGACGGCGCAGGGACCAGCTGCACGGCGACGGGCCGCCTGCCCCTCAGCACGCCTTCTGGGAGCCCGCGTCCGGGGACGAGGAGGGCGCCGCGAGTGACGACAGCATGACAGACCTGTACCCGC CCGAGCTGTTCACCAGGAAGGCCCCGGGAGCGACCGAGAGCGGGGACGGTGCCGATGGCGTCCTGACAGATGAAGAGGACGCGAGGCCGGGGCGCCCGGGAGACGGGGAGGAGCCGGGCGCGGCccagaagccggcgccgcagcacCGGAAG AGGCAGCTGGGCTCCCTAAGGAAGACGACCGGGCGTCCCCGCGGCAAGCCGAAGCGCTTTGGCTCCTGCAAGCAGTCGGGTCCCTGA